A part of Streptomyces sp. DSM 40750 genomic DNA contains:
- a CDS encoding type II toxin-antitoxin system VapB family antitoxin, with amino-acid sequence MIFKRIGNGRPYPDHGRESTRQWADVAPRPVRLDQLVTTKGQLDLETLLAEDSTFYGDLFAHVVKWQGDLYLEDGLHRAVRAALQQRQVLHARVLELD; translated from the coding sequence GTGATCTTCAAGCGCATCGGAAACGGCCGGCCGTACCCCGACCACGGCCGGGAAAGCACCCGGCAGTGGGCGGACGTCGCGCCGCGCCCGGTCCGCCTCGATCAGCTCGTGACGACCAAGGGGCAGCTGGACCTGGAGACCCTCCTCGCCGAGGACTCCACCTTCTACGGCGACCTCTTCGCGCACGTGGTGAAGTGGCAGGGCGATCTGTACCTGGAGGACGGCCTCCACCGCGCGGTCCGCGCGGCCCTTCAGCAACGCCAGGTGCTCCACGCCCGCGTCCTCGAATTGGACTAG